CGTTTCATTGACTTGCACGATAGACAGCGCCGCGGCCCGGGGGCATCCCGGGCCGCGGCGAGTCGTGAAGAGAGATCCGCTCAGGTGTAGAGGTCGGCGATCGCTTCCTTGTGCGCGTCGTGGATGACGTTGCGCTTGAGCTTCATCGTCGGGGTGAGCTCACCGGTGTCGATGGTGAAATCGGTGTCCAGGATCGAGAACTTTTTGATCGCCTCGGCGTTGGAGACCTTGGTGTTCGCCTCTTTCACCGCGGCGTCGATCTCGGCCTTGAGGTCGGCGTTCTCGACCAGGTCCGAGATCGGGGTGTCGGCGGGCAGGCCGTGACGGTCCAACCAGCCGGGCACGGCCTCGGGGTCGATCGTGATCAGTGCGGCGATGAAAGGCTTGTTGTCGCCGACGACGAGGCACTGGCTCACCATCGGGTGCGCCCGGATGGTGTCCTCGAGCTGTGCCGGCGAGACGTTCTTGCCGCCCGCGGTGACGATCAGTTCCTTCTTGCGGCCGGTGATGAAGAGGTAGCCGTCGTCGAGGGTGCCGATGTCGCCGGTGTGGAACCACCCGTCGCGGATCGCGTCGTCGGTGGCGGCCTGGTTCTTCCAGTACCCACCGAACACGACCGGCCCCTTGAGCAGGACCTCGCCGTCGTCGGCGATGGCGACGGTGACGCCGGGGATCGGGCGTCCGACCGAACCGACCTTCTGGTTCTCCTCGTTGTTGGCCGTCACCGCGGCCGTGGTCTCCGACAGTCCGTAGCCCTCGTACACCGGGATGCCGACGCCGCGGAAGAAGTGGCCGAGGCGCGCACCGAGCGGAGCGCCACCGGAGATCGCTCCCTCGCACTGGCCCCCGAGGGCGTCGCGCAGCTTTCCGTACACGAGCTTGTCGAAGACGGCGTGCCGGAGCTTCAGGCCGAGGCCGACCTTGCCGGCCGCCGTCGCCTTGCTGTATTCAATCGCCGTGTCGGTGGCCTTGTCGAAGATCGACCCCTTGCCGCCGTCGTAGGCCTTCTGCTTGGCCGAGTTGTACACCTTCTCGAACACGCGCGGCACCGACAGCACGTAGTTCGGCTTGAACACGCCCAGGTCCGCGACGAGGTTCGTCAGGTCGTTGGTGTGGCCGAGGATCACGCCGTTCTCGACGCAGCCGACGGCGACGACGCGGGCGAAGATGTGCGCCAGCGGCAGGAAGAGCAGCGTCGACTTGCCCTCCCGCATACCGGCGCCGACCGCGTCGCGGGTCGCGGCCGTCTCGGCGAGGAAATTCGCGTGCGTCAGGACGACGCCCTTCGGCCGTCCGGTGGTGCCCGAGGTGTAGATCAGCGTGGCGGCATCCGACGACAACGCATTCGCCTGACGCTGGTCGAGGTCCGCGTCGGCGGTCTTCGCGCCGCGCTTGGTGACCGTGGGGAGCGCGTGGTCGTCGATGACCAGGGTCTCCTTGAGGGTGGGCGTCTCGTCGATGACCCGGAGATGGCGGGTGTAGTGCTCATGGTTCTCGACGAACAGGAGCTTGGCGCCGGAGTCCTCGAGAATCCACTGGACCTGGTCGGGGGCGGACGTCTCGTAGATCGCGACGGTGCACGCCCCGGCGCGCCAGATCGCGTAGTCCAGCACGGTCCACTCGTAGCGCGTCGACGACAGGATCGCGACGCGGTCGCCGGCCTGCACACCCGAGGCGATCAGACCCTTCGCGACCGCGTCCACCTCGTCGGTGAAGTGCTTGGCGGTGACGTTGACCCACTGGTTGTGCGAGCGCTTGCGGAAGAGCGGCATCGTGGGGCGCTCCGCGCGGTAGCGCAGGATCGTGTCGACGGTCGTCGCCTTGTCGTCGATCGTCAGATCGGACGGGGTGGCGTACTGCTGCTGCATGGCACTCCTGAGACGAGAGAACAAATGGACATTCCGGACATCGGTGTGCGTGTGACCGGGACCGATGGCCGGATGAGTGGCACTGACAGTACCAGTATTCGTTAGATGCATCACACCGGTGACCGAACGTGGCTCGTGCCCTGCTCAGGGGGCTGATGCGACCCCGTCCGGGCGTGATGCCGACTTTCTGGTGGACGGCCATTACAGTTGAGGGCGATGAATGAGACTTCCGCCGCATGAGTACCTCGAATCACGGCGAGCACGACGCCCCCGCCGACCCGCAGGTCGGCTCGTTCGACGACCTCGAGATCGACCCGCGGGTACGCGCGGCCATCACCGACGTCGGCTATGAAACCCCGTCGCCCATCCAGGCGGCGACCATCCCGCCGCTCATGGACGGACGCGATGTCGTCGGCCTCGCGCAGACCGGTACCGGCAAGACCGCCGCGTTCGCCATCCCGATCCTGTCCCGCCTCGACACCTCCGCGCGTACCCCGCAGGCGCTGATCCTCGCGCCGACGCGAGAGCTGGCACTGCAGGTCTCCGAGGCCTTCGGCAAGTATTCGGCGCACATGCCCGAGGTGAAGGTGCTGCCGATCTACGGCGGGCAGTCCTACGGCGTCCAACTCGCGGGTCTGCGTCGCGGCGCGCAGGTCATCGTCGGCACACCCGGTCGGGTCATCGACCACCTCGATCGCAAGACCCTCGACATCTCCGGTCTGGAGTTCCTGGTCCTCGACGAAGCCGACGAGATGCTGACGATGGGCTTCGCCGAGGACGTCGAGCGCATCCTCGCCGAGACCCCGGACACCAAGCAGGTCGCGCTGTTCTCGGCGACCATGCCCAGTGCCATCCGGCGCCTCGCGCAGAAGTACCTGAACTCGCCGCAGGAGATCACGGTCAAGTCCAAGACCGCGACCGCGCAGAACATCACGCAGCGCTATCTCCAGGTTTCCCACCAGCGCAAGCTGGACGCGCTGACACGCTTCCTCGAGGTCGAGACCTTCGACGCGATGATCGTGTTCGTCCGCACCAAGCAGGCGACGGAAGAACTCGCCGAGAAGCTGCGCTCGCGCGGGTTCTCCGCGGTCGCCATCAACGGCGACCTCGCGCAGGCGCAGCGGGAACGGACCATCAACCAGCTGAAGAACGGCTCGATCGACATCCTCGTCGCGACCGATGTCGCGGCCCGCGGGCTCGACGTCGACCGCATCTCGCATGTCGTGAACTACGACATCCCGCACGACACCGAGTCCTACGTGCACCGCATCGGCCGTACCGGGCGCGCCGGCCGCTCGGGCAACGCGCTGCTGTTCGTCTCGCCGCGCGAACGCCACCTGCTGCGTGCGATCGAGCGCGCCACGCGGCAGACGCTGACCGAGATCGGCCTGCCCAGCGTGGACGATGTCAACGCACAGCGGGTCGCGAAGTTCGCCGACTCGATCACCCAGAACCTGTCCTCGGACAACCTGGATCTGTTCCGCGGGCTGATCGAGAACTACGCGCGGGACAACGACGTCGCGATGGCCGACATCGCGGCCGCGCTGGCGCTCGAGACACGAGACGGCGGTTTCCTGATGACGCCGGACCCGCCGCAGTCGGAGAAGCGCCCCGAGCGTGAGCGTGCTCCGCGGCGCCCGGGCGCGAGCTTCGCGACGTACCGCATCGCCGTCGGCCGCAAGCACAAGGTGTCGCCCGG
The genomic region above belongs to Gordonia hongkongensis and contains:
- a CDS encoding AMP-dependent synthetase/ligase; the protein is MQQQYATPSDLTIDDKATTVDTILRYRAERPTMPLFRKRSHNQWVNVTAKHFTDEVDAVAKGLIASGVQAGDRVAILSSTRYEWTVLDYAIWRAGACTVAIYETSAPDQVQWILEDSGAKLLFVENHEHYTRHLRVIDETPTLKETLVIDDHALPTVTKRGAKTADADLDQRQANALSSDAATLIYTSGTTGRPKGVVLTHANFLAETAATRDAVGAGMREGKSTLLFLPLAHIFARVVAVGCVENGVILGHTNDLTNLVADLGVFKPNYVLSVPRVFEKVYNSAKQKAYDGGKGSIFDKATDTAIEYSKATAAGKVGLGLKLRHAVFDKLVYGKLRDALGGQCEGAISGGAPLGARLGHFFRGVGIPVYEGYGLSETTAAVTANNEENQKVGSVGRPIPGVTVAIADDGEVLLKGPVVFGGYWKNQAATDDAIRDGWFHTGDIGTLDDGYLFITGRKKELIVTAGGKNVSPAQLEDTIRAHPMVSQCLVVGDNKPFIAALITIDPEAVPGWLDRHGLPADTPISDLVENADLKAEIDAAVKEANTKVSNAEAIKKFSILDTDFTIDTGELTPTMKLKRNVIHDAHKEAIADLYT
- a CDS encoding DEAD/DEAH box helicase, encoding MSTSNHGEHDAPADPQVGSFDDLEIDPRVRAAITDVGYETPSPIQAATIPPLMDGRDVVGLAQTGTGKTAAFAIPILSRLDTSARTPQALILAPTRELALQVSEAFGKYSAHMPEVKVLPIYGGQSYGVQLAGLRRGAQVIVGTPGRVIDHLDRKTLDISGLEFLVLDEADEMLTMGFAEDVERILAETPDTKQVALFSATMPSAIRRLAQKYLNSPQEITVKSKTATAQNITQRYLQVSHQRKLDALTRFLEVETFDAMIVFVRTKQATEELAEKLRSRGFSAVAINGDLAQAQRERTINQLKNGSIDILVATDVAARGLDVDRISHVVNYDIPHDTESYVHRIGRTGRAGRSGNALLFVSPRERHLLRAIERATRQTLTEIGLPSVDDVNAQRVAKFADSITQNLSSDNLDLFRGLIENYARDNDVAMADIAAALALETRDGGFLMTPDPPQSEKRPERERAPRRPGASFATYRIAVGRKHKVSPGAIVGAIANEGGLTRADFGNISIRDDFSLVELPDDLDNETLSSLRHTKIGKNPIDIRKDMGAPRTRGGAKRGAGGHGGGRDGRRGDNWGKRPSPRVAGRGRHS